In one window of Armatimonadota bacterium DNA:
- a CDS encoding NifB/NifX family molybdenum-iron cluster-binding protein codes for MANIAVSSTGPDLDAQVDPRFGRAQYLLIVDTETMDFEALQNPNVAAGGGAGIQTSQMIAERGAEAVLTGNCGPNAYRTLEAAGIKVCVGIAGTVREAVEAYKRGAVQAVSGPSVPSHFGVGGGDGADAPGPGMGPGMGGGPAMAGRMGVGGGRGGGGGRGGGGGRGMGGGRGGGGGRGGGGGRGGGGGRGMGRGGGTGMGMGVGPARAPAPPTEATGRDLESLRRQADSLRQALDDLTGRIKRLEQAPPDCS; via the coding sequence ATGGCAAACATAGCCGTCAGCAGTACGGGGCCGGATCTGGACGCCCAGGTAGATCCGCGGTTCGGCCGGGCTCAATACCTGCTCATCGTGGACACCGAAACGATGGACTTCGAAGCACTGCAGAACCCGAATGTGGCCGCGGGCGGCGGCGCCGGCATTCAGACCTCGCAGATGATCGCCGAGCGCGGGGCGGAGGCGGTGCTCACGGGCAACTGTGGGCCGAACGCGTATCGCACGCTCGAGGCGGCCGGGATCAAGGTCTGTGTTGGCATCGCCGGCACGGTGCGCGAGGCCGTGGAAGCGTATAAGCGCGGCGCGGTGCAGGCGGTCTCCGGGCCGTCGGTTCCCAGTCACTTCGGCGTCGGTGGCGGCGACGGGGCCGACGCGCCGGGTCCGGGGATGGGACCGGGCATGGGCGGCGGACCGGCCATGGCTGGCAGAATGGGCGTGGGTGGCGGACGAGGCGGGGGTGGCGGACGAGGCGGGGGTGGCGGACGAGGCATGGGTGGCGGACGAGGCGGGGGTGGCGGGCGAGGCGGGGGTGGCGGGCGAGGCGGGGGTGGCGGGCGAGGCATGGGCCGGGGCGGCGGCACGGGCATGGGCATGGGCGTTGGGCCCGCCAGGGCCCCGGCGCCACCGACCGAGGCGACCGGCCGAGACCTTGAATCGCTCAGACGACAAGCCGATTCCCTGCGTCAGGCACTCGATGACCTTACTGGGCGCATCAAGCGACTGGAGCAGGCTCCTCCCGATTGCTCATGA
- a CDS encoding iron-sulfur cluster assembly scaffold protein: MWTASCAVWEDGVACDHAGHDDAEGDVQRRYTDRVIDYFIDPPNWGKLEGADARGEYGDIPCGDYVVMQIKVAEGRLADVRYQVFGCPVAIAACAITTEMAMGKRLGEALAISESGVCEALGGVSEMKAHCSLLAVGALHAAIRNYRGDARGKPDPRTS, translated from the coding sequence GTGTGGACAGCCAGTTGCGCGGTGTGGGAGGACGGCGTGGCATGCGATCACGCCGGACACGATGATGCGGAGGGCGACGTGCAGCGGCGCTACACGGATAGAGTCATAGACTACTTCATAGACCCGCCCAATTGGGGGAAACTGGAAGGTGCGGATGCCCGGGGTGAGTACGGCGACATACCGTGCGGGGACTACGTCGTGATGCAGATCAAGGTGGCGGAGGGACGCCTGGCGGACGTCAGATACCAAGTGTTTGGCTGCCCGGTGGCGATAGCAGCTTGTGCGATTACGACGGAAATGGCTATGGGTAAGCGCCTGGGCGAGGCGCTCGCGATATCTGAGAGCGGCGTCTGTGAGGCCCTGGGCGGGGTGTCGGAGATGAAGGCTCACTGCTCGCTGCTGGCGGTAGGCGCACTGCACGCCGCCATTCGGAATTACCGCGGAGACGCGCGGGGCAAGCCGGATCCGCGGACATCATAG
- a CDS encoding helix-turn-helix transcriptional regulator, translating to MLLAIARLGEAHGYQIAHEAGGMAVTHAGLDSGIIYRTLRRLEGAGRVSSRWDTSGAGPARRVYVLTESGVQHIAEWAQVLEGISASLESLTEECRAAADRHGVAVRPGESSATVPSGAPAS from the coding sequence GTGCTACTTGCTATTGCGCGACTCGGCGAGGCGCACGGGTACCAGATCGCTCATGAAGCCGGGGGCATGGCGGTGACCCACGCCGGCCTCGACAGTGGGATCATCTATCGCACACTTCGCCGGCTGGAGGGAGCGGGACGCGTCAGTTCCCGGTGGGACACCTCTGGGGCAGGGCCGGCGCGGCGGGTGTACGTGCTGACCGAATCGGGCGTCCAGCACATCGCAGAGTGGGCGCAGGTACTGGAGGGCATCTCGGCCTCGCTCGAATCCCTCACTGAGGAGTGCCGCGCCGCCGCTGATCGCCACGGTGTTGCAGTAAGGCCAGGCGAGTCCTCCGCTACCGTCCCGTCGGGCGCGCCCGCGTCCTGA
- a CDS encoding dinitrogenase iron-molybdenum cofactor: MDAEHNPVESAKVAIATDGDEVAAHFGRCEAYTIAELADGAICRQQVIPNPGHEPGFLPNYLAERGVTCMIAGGMGPRAQMLFDEHGIETIVGVVGKVEGVIVALLRGELRSGESLCEH; the protein is encoded by the coding sequence ATGGACGCGGAGCACAACCCTGTTGAATCAGCGAAAGTCGCGATTGCCACGGATGGCGACGAAGTCGCCGCCCACTTCGGGCGCTGCGAGGCCTACACCATCGCGGAACTGGCGGACGGCGCGATATGCAGACAACAGGTGATACCAAACCCGGGCCACGAGCCGGGCTTCCTACCAAACTATCTGGCCGAGCGCGGCGTGACCTGCATGATCGCCGGCGGGATGGGGCCGCGCGCGCAGATGCTCTTCGACGAGCACGGCATCGAAACCATCGTCGGCGTCGTGGGGAAGGTCGAAGGCGTGATCGTGGCGCTGCTGCGAGGCGAGCTGAGAAGCGGCGAGAGCCTGTGCGAACACTGA
- a CDS encoding radical SAM protein, which produces MSELKKVVYGPVPSWRLGRSLGIDLLSRAKTCSFDCIYCQLGPTRQKTVQRSEFVATTRVLEELTPLPSLKIDYVTFSGTGEPTLASNLGEAIVEAGNQIGVPAAVLTNSSLITDPQVRGELALADFVVAKLDAPDEGMFHIINRPADDVRFEAVLDGLRRFRQEYQGRLAIQVMFCPENRECAGDIAALLSGLKPDEVQINTPLRPCPVTPLPAAELAEVARAFAGTNVVTVYESRRPAVRALDASETARRRPE; this is translated from the coding sequence GTGAGCGAATTGAAGAAGGTGGTGTACGGGCCGGTTCCCTCGTGGCGTCTGGGCCGCTCGCTGGGGATTGACCTCCTCTCGCGCGCGAAGACGTGTTCCTTCGACTGCATCTACTGTCAGCTTGGCCCCACCCGCCAGAAGACGGTGCAGCGAAGCGAGTTCGTCGCCACCACCCGGGTGCTCGAGGAGCTGACGCCGCTTCCGAGTTTGAAGATTGACTACGTCACCTTCTCGGGCACCGGTGAGCCGACGCTCGCCTCGAATCTTGGCGAGGCGATAGTCGAGGCCGGCAATCAGATCGGCGTGCCAGCGGCGGTCCTTACGAATTCGTCACTCATCACTGATCCCCAGGTGCGCGGGGAGCTTGCCCTGGCCGACTTCGTCGTGGCGAAACTGGACGCGCCCGACGAGGGCATGTTTCACATCATCAACCGTCCCGCGGACGACGTGCGCTTCGAGGCGGTGCTCGACGGGCTGCGTCGCTTTCGACAAGAGTACCAGGGGCGCCTCGCGATACAGGTCATGTTCTGCCCCGAGAATCGCGAGTGCGCTGGCGACATTGCCGCGCTGCTGAGCGGTCTGAAGCCGGACGAGGTCCAGATCAACACGCCGCTCCGACCGTGTCCGGTGACGCCGCTCCCGGCTGCGGAGCTGGCCGAGGTCGCGCGGGCGTTCGCCGGAACGAATGTGGTGACGGTGTACGAATCGCGGCGACCGGCGGTCCGCGCGCTCGACGCGAGCGAGACCGCGCGGCGCAGACCCGAATGA
- a CDS encoding DUF5320 domain-containing protein — translation MPGGDGTGPMGMGPMTGRGAGYCAGYPTPGFMNPGGARFFGAGGGYAPTAGPIQAPMPPAFGYPMPGAYAAPGFMPYARPWFGMGRGMRGGMGFRRGMGMRRGMGRRQFW, via the coding sequence ATGCCAGGTGGTGACGGCACGGGACCGATGGGAATGGGTCCGATGACTGGAAGAGGCGCAGGTTACTGCGCGGGCTACCCCACGCCGGGGTTCATGAATCCCGGCGGAGCCCGGTTCTTCGGGGCGGGGGGTGGCTACGCACCGACGGCAGGGCCGATACAGGCGCCGATGCCTCCCGCATTCGGTTATCCGATGCCGGGCGCGTATGCGGCTCCGGGCTTCATGCCTTACGCCAGGCCTTGGTTCGGCATGGGGCGCGGTATGCGCGGCGGCATGGGCTTTCGCCGCGGCATGGGTATGCGCCGAGGCATGGGACGGCGGCAATTCTGGTGA
- a CDS encoding Mrp/NBP35 family ATP-binding protein yields the protein MKEGESDTVDSCDHECAAASPGAREAAADATPSLAQQMSRIQRVVGVMSGKGGVGKSLVTALLAGAARQAGYAVGVMDADVTGSSIPKMVGLTGRPDASETGLSPVISASGIRVISLNLLLEHPDDPVIWRGPLLAGAVKQFWEEVVWGELDWLFVDLPPGTSDVPLTVMQSLPLDGVIIVSSPQELAAMIVRKAIKMAAHLRVRVLGLVENMTHLDCPHCGKRVDLFGPPGGPNAARAAGIPVLTSLRVDPELSVLSDRGEIEAYARNPFAGHIAALESILHGAPAGQRGKP from the coding sequence ATGAAAGAAGGGGAGTCTGATACCGTGGATTCGTGTGATCACGAGTGCGCAGCAGCCTCTCCCGGAGCGCGAGAGGCTGCCGCAGATGCGACGCCGTCGTTGGCCCAGCAGATGAGCCGGATACAACGCGTCGTGGGCGTGATGAGCGGGAAGGGCGGCGTCGGGAAGTCGCTCGTGACGGCGCTGCTGGCGGGCGCCGCGCGGCAAGCGGGGTACGCGGTGGGCGTGATGGATGCCGATGTCACCGGCTCGAGCATCCCGAAGATGGTCGGGCTCACTGGTCGCCCTGATGCAAGCGAAACGGGCCTCTCCCCTGTTATCAGCGCAAGCGGCATTCGCGTGATCTCCCTCAATCTGCTGCTAGAGCATCCCGATGACCCGGTCATCTGGCGCGGGCCTTTGTTGGCGGGTGCCGTCAAGCAGTTCTGGGAAGAGGTGGTCTGGGGGGAGCTGGACTGGCTATTCGTGGACTTGCCGCCAGGCACGTCTGACGTGCCTTTGACGGTGATGCAGAGCCTGCCCCTCGACGGAGTGATTATCGTCTCGTCGCCGCAGGAACTGGCCGCGATGATCGTGCGCAAGGCGATCAAGATGGCCGCGCACCTCCGCGTGCGGGTGCTGGGATTGGTCGAGAACATGACCCATCTCGATTGCCCGCACTGCGGCAAGCGAGTGGACCTGTTTGGCCCGCCCGGTGGGCCGAACGCGGCTCGTGCGGCGGGCATCCCCGTGCTGACAAGTCTGCGGGTGGATCCCGAATTGTCGGTGTTGTCGGACCGCGGGGAGATTGAGGCCTATGCGCGCAACCCGTTCGCGGGGCACATTGCAGCGCTGGAGAGTATCCTGCATGGTGCGCCTGCTGGTCAACGAGGTAAGCCGTGA
- a CDS encoding zinc ribbon domain-containing protein: MPIYEYRCPECGGGAEVMARAAEADAERECERCGAVMNRLPSAFAVAGRASASAGDNCCGLERPCNDPKRCCER; this comes from the coding sequence GTGCCCATCTACGAATACCGCTGCCCTGAGTGCGGTGGCGGAGCCGAGGTTATGGCGCGCGCCGCTGAGGCGGACGCGGAGCGCGAGTGTGAGCGATGCGGCGCCGTGATGAACCGCCTGCCCTCCGCGTTCGCGGTGGCGGGGAGGGCGAGCGCCAGCGCAGGTGACAACTGCTGCGGTCTGGAACGCCCCTGTAACGATCCCAAGCGGTGCTGCGAACGGTGA
- a CDS encoding tetratricopeptide repeat protein translates to MKDTAAPEAPPPGESVTPEAPPFAPGRDVWLVICLLVLAGAAFLPALSGDFVWEDRPLVVDSGLIRSPGDILAVFNRSFLSARPNSYHPLATLTYLTDFQVWRVNPVGYHTTNLTLHLIATLLVYVVGTQLLRRRDMAFAAGALFAVHPVHVQSVAWIAARPQLLATCFALFALLAYGHYVESFNNATAPRRRTRIRYWMSVVAFTLALFAHAAAAALVVLLPLYEVLVARRRLDVQKGVLAVRPYLGFAAGIGLYLLARWWALGYHLAVGLDVSAWPAYLYAMPLWGIRAIELLLLPVRSQPYLAAELISTPLRVDVIIAVAAIVVLVVLIVRVRSQSPAVAFASWWVLLPLGLVLNPLPLPAPQLAERSLYLPSAGIAIIVGWAVVSAADAAASRGRGRLRTLVILCFAGIIIAAASLSWSRIAWYREDITLFSHMARAAPTRALPHFNLGNAYLMRGDAARAIEEYRRAIAVRPTEKAYHNLGNAYLAAGRYEEAQDAYRRALALNPLARASATALTRAREAQLAEEGSAEAEAAPTGTAAQ, encoded by the coding sequence GTGAAGGACACCGCGGCGCCCGAAGCGCCGCCCCCGGGAGAGTCGGTCACGCCCGAGGCGCCGCCGTTCGCGCCCGGCCGCGACGTATGGCTCGTAATCTGCCTGTTAGTTCTGGCTGGGGCCGCCTTCCTGCCTGCTCTCAGCGGCGATTTTGTCTGGGAGGACCGCCCGCTGGTTGTTGACAGCGGCCTCATACGCAGCCCCGGCGATATCCTGGCGGTATTCAACAGGTCGTTCCTGTCGGCGCGGCCGAACAGCTATCATCCCCTCGCCACGCTCACCTACCTCACCGACTTTCAGGTCTGGCGCGTCAACCCGGTCGGCTATCACACGACCAACCTGACTTTGCACCTCATCGCCACGCTGCTCGTGTACGTCGTCGGGACGCAGTTACTCCGCCGGCGGGACATGGCCTTCGCGGCGGGCGCGCTTTTCGCGGTACATCCCGTGCACGTTCAGTCCGTGGCGTGGATCGCGGCGCGGCCGCAGCTGCTCGCGACGTGCTTTGCGTTGTTCGCGCTACTCGCATACGGGCACTACGTGGAGTCATTCAACAACGCAACCGCCCCGCGACGGCGTACTCGCATCCGCTACTGGATGAGCGTCGTCGCGTTTACGCTCGCGCTGTTCGCTCACGCCGCTGCGGCCGCGCTGGTGGTGCTTCTGCCACTGTACGAGGTCCTGGTTGCGCGGCGCCGCCTCGACGTGCAGAAGGGCGTGCTGGCCGTCCGGCCCTACCTCGGCTTTGCGGCCGGCATCGGCCTGTATCTGCTCGCCCGCTGGTGGGCGCTCGGCTACCACCTCGCCGTCGGCCTCGACGTCAGCGCCTGGCCGGCATACCTGTACGCGATGCCCCTGTGGGGGATAAGGGCGATCGAACTGCTTCTGTTGCCGGTGCGGTCGCAGCCGTATCTCGCCGCGGAACTGATCAGCACTCCGCTGCGCGTCGATGTCATCATCGCGGTGGCGGCGATCGTCGTGCTCGTCGTGCTGATCGTGCGGGTCAGGAGTCAATCACCCGCGGTCGCGTTCGCCAGCTGGTGGGTCCTGCTGCCCCTCGGGCTCGTGCTTAACCCGCTTCCGCTCCCCGCGCCCCAGCTTGCCGAGCGGAGCCTCTACCTGCCGTCGGCGGGCATTGCCATCATCGTCGGGTGGGCAGTGGTGAGCGCCGCCGATGCGGCCGCGTCACGCGGGCGAGGCCGGCTGCGCACCCTTGTCATCCTCTGCTTCGCAGGCATTATCATCGCAGCCGCCTCCCTGTCGTGGAGCCGCATCGCGTGGTATCGCGAGGACATCACTCTGTTCAGCCACATGGCTCGCGCCGCGCCCACCCGCGCCCTGCCGCATTTCAACCTGGGCAACGCGTACCTGATGCGCGGCGATGCCGCCAGAGCCATCGAGGAATACCGCAGGGCAATTGCGGTCCGGCCGACGGAGAAGGCTTACCATAATCTGGGGAATGCCTATCTCGCGGCCGGGAGGTACGAGGAAGCGCAGGATGCCTACAGGCGCGCGCTGGCGTTGAATCCCCTCGCGCGGGCCAGCGCCACGGCACTCACGCGAGCGCGAGAAGCGCAGCTCGCGGAGGAAGGTTCAGCAGAGGCAGAGGCGGCGCCCACAGGTACAGCGGCGCAGTAG
- a CDS encoding MBL fold metallo-hydrolase: protein MSAKITILVDDRVSQGEGLLAEHGLSVLVEAGDDRVLFDTGQTGICLRNAARLSVRLDGLRAVVLSHGHYDHCGGLVPVLKRLGRLDVIAHPDAFARKYARRSMNGDRYIGVAADVDALTRAGAIMRLESQPVEISRGLVTTGPVPRVTAFERVESHFYVKTTDGWRPDHLEDDHALVVRTGNGLVVVLGCAHAGPINTVRHAMAVTGDERVRAVVGGLHLSSAADERIEKTVNALRELGVGQVVPCHCTGSTAKTRLRAAFGERYAEGGVGLKLTFQLK, encoded by the coding sequence GTGAGCGCGAAGATCACGATACTCGTGGACGATCGGGTGAGCCAAGGCGAGGGCTTGCTTGCCGAACACGGGCTGAGCGTGCTGGTCGAGGCGGGAGATGATCGAGTTCTGTTCGATACGGGACAGACCGGTATCTGTCTCCGCAATGCCGCGCGGCTCAGCGTGCGGCTGGATGGTCTGCGGGCGGTGGTGCTGAGCCACGGCCACTATGACCACTGCGGTGGTCTCGTGCCTGTGCTGAAGCGGCTGGGGCGCCTCGATGTCATCGCCCATCCGGACGCCTTTGCGCGCAAGTACGCGCGACGTTCGATGAATGGTGACCGTTACATCGGAGTTGCGGCGGATGTGGACGCACTGACACGCGCTGGCGCGATCATGCGCTTGGAGTCGCAGCCCGTGGAGATCAGCCGCGGCCTTGTGACCACCGGCCCGGTCCCTCGGGTGACCGCCTTCGAGCGCGTTGAGTCGCACTTCTACGTCAAGACTACCGATGGCTGGCGGCCCGACCACCTGGAGGACGACCATGCGCTTGTGGTTCGCACGGGCAATGGGTTAGTGGTGGTGCTGGGCTGCGCTCACGCGGGGCCGATCAACACCGTGCGTCACGCCATGGCAGTAACGGGCGACGAGCGTGTTCGCGCGGTCGTCGGCGGACTACACCTTTCGAGCGCCGCCGATGAACGCATCGAAAAGACGGTGAACGCACTGCGTGAGCTGGGCGTGGGACAGGTCGTCCCGTGCCACTGCACGGGATCAACGGCGAAGACGCGGCTGCGGGCTGCGTTCGGCGAACGGTATGCGGAGGGCGGAGTGGGTCTGAAGCTCACGTTCCAACTGAAGTGA